The Pseudomonas asiatica genome has a segment encoding these proteins:
- the murA gene encoding UDP-N-acetylglucosamine 1-carboxyvinyltransferase — MDKLIITGGACLDGEIRISGAKNAALPILAATLLADGPVTVGNLPHLHDITTMIELFGRMGIEPVIDEKLAVEIDPRTIKTLVAPYELVKTMRASILVLGPMVARFGEAEVALPGGCAIGSRPVDLHIRGLEAMGAKIEVEAGYIKAKAPEGGLRGAHFFFDTVSVTGTENIMMAAALAKGRSVLQNAAREPEVVDLANFINAMGGKVQGAGTDTITIDGVERLHSANYRVMPDRIETGTYLVAAAVTGGRVKVKDTDPTILEAVLEKLKEAGADINTGEDWIELDMHGKRPKAVNLRTAPYPAFPTDMQAQFISLNAIAEGTGAVIETIFENRFMHVYEMHRMGAQIQVEGNTAIVTGVKALKGAPVMATDLRASASLVLSALVAEGDTLIDRIYHIDRGYECIEEKLQMLGAKIRRVPG; from the coding sequence ACCTGCCGCACCTGCACGACATCACCACCATGATCGAGCTGTTCGGCCGCATGGGCATCGAGCCGGTGATCGACGAAAAGCTGGCGGTCGAGATCGACCCTCGCACCATCAAGACCCTGGTTGCACCTTACGAGCTGGTCAAGACCATGCGCGCCTCGATCCTGGTGCTGGGCCCGATGGTCGCCCGTTTCGGTGAGGCCGAAGTGGCCCTGCCTGGCGGTTGCGCCATTGGCTCGCGCCCGGTCGACCTGCACATCCGTGGCCTCGAGGCCATGGGCGCGAAGATCGAAGTCGAAGCCGGCTACATCAAGGCCAAGGCGCCTGAGGGTGGCCTGCGCGGTGCGCACTTCTTCTTCGACACCGTGAGCGTGACCGGTACCGAGAACATCATGATGGCCGCTGCCCTGGCCAAGGGCCGCAGCGTGCTGCAGAACGCCGCGCGCGAGCCGGAAGTGGTCGACCTGGCCAACTTCATCAACGCCATGGGCGGCAAGGTCCAGGGCGCTGGTACCGACACCATCACCATCGATGGCGTCGAGCGCCTGCACTCGGCCAACTACCGCGTGATGCCGGACCGTATCGAGACCGGCACCTACCTGGTTGCCGCTGCCGTGACCGGCGGCCGCGTCAAGGTCAAGGACACCGATCCGACCATCCTTGAAGCCGTACTGGAAAAACTCAAGGAAGCCGGCGCCGACATCAACACTGGCGAAGACTGGATCGAGCTGGACATGCACGGCAAGCGGCCGAAAGCCGTCAACCTGCGTACCGCCCCGTACCCGGCGTTCCCGACCGACATGCAGGCGCAGTTCATCTCGCTCAACGCCATTGCCGAAGGCACCGGTGCAGTGATCGAGACGATCTTCGAAAACCGCTTCATGCACGTCTACGAAATGCACCGCATGGGCGCGCAGATCCAGGTCGAAGGCAACACTGCCATCGTCACTGGCGTCAAGGCGCTGAAGGGTGCCCCGGTAATGGCCACCGACCTGCGTGCTTCCGCCAGCCTGGTGCTGTCGGCGCTGGTAGCCGAAGGCGATACCCTGATCGATCGCATCTACCACATCGACCGTGGTTACGAGTGCATCGAAGAAAAACTGCAGATGCTGGGCGCGAAGATCCGTCGCGTACCGGGCTAG
- the hisG gene encoding ATP phosphoribosyltransferase, whose amino-acid sequence MLTIALSKGRILDDTLPLLAEAGIVPTENPDKSRKLIIPTTQDDVRLLIVRATDVPTYVEHGAADLGVAGKDVLMEYGGQGLYEPLDLQIARCKLMTAGVVGAPEPKGRLRVATKFVNVAKRYYAEQGRQVDIIKLYGSMELAPLINLADKIIDVVDTGNTLRANGLEPQELIATISSRLVVNKASMKMQHARIQSLIDTLRGAVESRHRG is encoded by the coding sequence ATGTTGACCATCGCGCTTTCCAAAGGCCGTATTCTCGACGATACCCTGCCGTTGCTGGCCGAGGCCGGTATCGTGCCGACCGAGAACCCGGACAAGAGCCGCAAACTGATCATCCCCACCACGCAGGACGATGTGCGCCTGCTGATCGTGCGTGCCACCGACGTGCCGACCTATGTCGAGCATGGTGCCGCCGACTTGGGTGTGGCCGGCAAGGATGTGCTGATGGAGTACGGCGGCCAGGGCCTTTACGAGCCCCTGGACCTGCAGATTGCACGTTGCAAGCTGATGACCGCTGGCGTGGTCGGCGCACCCGAGCCCAAGGGGCGTCTGCGCGTGGCTACCAAGTTCGTCAACGTAGCCAAGCGCTATTACGCCGAACAGGGCCGCCAGGTCGACATCATCAAGCTGTACGGCTCGATGGAACTGGCACCGCTGATCAACCTCGCCGACAAGATCATCGACGTGGTCGACACCGGCAACACCCTGCGTGCCAACGGCCTGGAGCCCCAGGAACTGATCGCCACGATCAGCTCGCGCCTGGTGGTCAACAAGGCCTCCATGAAAATGCAGCACGCCCGTATCCAGAGCCTGATCGACACGCTGCGCGGAGCGGTCGAATCGCGACACCGCGGCTGA
- the hisD gene encoding histidinol dehydrogenase: protein MTVSTAIARLNAADPDFARHLDHLLSWESVSDDAVNQRVLDIIKAVRERGDAALVEFTQRFDGVDAKSIDDLILGRERLELALTRITPVQREALEKAANRVRMYHERQKQDSWQYTEADGTVLGQKVTPLDRAGLYVPGGKASYPSSVLMNAIPAKVAGVAEVVMVVPTPRGEVNELVLAAACIAGVDRVFTVGGAQAVAALAYGTESVPQVDKIVGPGNIYVATAKRHVFGQVGIDMIAGPSEILVVCDGQTDPDWIAMDLFSQAEHDEDAQAILVSPDAAFLDRVAASIDKLLPTMERAEIIEKSINGRGALIQVRDMQQAMEVANRIAPEHLELSVADPQAWLPHIRHAGAIFMGRHTSEALGDYCAGPNHVLPTSGTARFSSPLGVYDFQKRSSIIFCSEQGASELGHTASVLARGESLTAHARSAEYRILTQEKGN, encoded by the coding sequence ATGACCGTGTCCACTGCAATTGCCCGTCTCAACGCTGCTGATCCGGATTTCGCCCGACATCTGGATCATCTGCTGAGCTGGGAAAGTGTGTCCGATGACGCGGTCAACCAGCGCGTGCTCGACATCATCAAGGCCGTGCGCGAGCGTGGCGATGCGGCATTGGTGGAATTCACCCAGCGTTTCGATGGTGTCGATGCCAAGTCCATCGATGACCTGATCCTCGGTCGCGAGCGCCTGGAACTGGCCCTGACCCGCATTACCCCGGTCCAGCGCGAAGCCCTGGAAAAGGCTGCCAACCGTGTGCGCATGTACCACGAGCGGCAGAAGCAGGACTCCTGGCAGTACACCGAGGCCGACGGCACCGTGCTTGGCCAGAAGGTCACCCCGCTGGACCGCGCCGGCCTGTATGTGCCGGGTGGCAAGGCGTCGTACCCGTCGTCGGTACTGATGAACGCCATCCCGGCCAAGGTCGCCGGTGTGGCCGAAGTGGTGATGGTGGTGCCGACCCCGCGTGGCGAGGTCAACGAGCTGGTGCTGGCGGCTGCCTGCATCGCCGGTGTCGACCGTGTGTTCACCGTCGGTGGCGCCCAGGCTGTCGCCGCCCTGGCCTACGGTACCGAAAGCGTGCCGCAGGTGGACAAGATCGTCGGCCCGGGCAACATCTACGTTGCCACCGCCAAGCGCCACGTGTTCGGCCAGGTGGGTATCGACATGATCGCCGGCCCGTCGGAAATCCTCGTGGTGTGCGACGGCCAGACCGACCCGGACTGGATCGCCATGGACCTGTTCTCCCAGGCCGAGCACGACGAAGATGCCCAGGCCATCCTGGTCAGCCCGGACGCCGCCTTCCTCGACCGCGTTGCCGCCAGCATCGACAAGCTGCTGCCGACCATGGAACGTGCCGAGATCATCGAGAAGTCGATCAATGGCCGTGGTGCGCTGATTCAGGTGCGTGACATGCAGCAGGCCATGGAAGTGGCCAACCGCATCGCACCCGAGCACCTGGAACTGTCGGTGGCCGATCCGCAGGCCTGGCTGCCGCACATCCGCCACGCTGGCGCGATCTTCATGGGTCGTCACACCAGCGAAGCGCTGGGCGACTACTGCGCAGGGCCCAACCACGTGCTGCCGACTTCCGGCACCGCGCGTTTCTCGTCGCCGCTGGGGGTTTATGACTTCCAGAAGCGCTCGTCGATCATTTTCTGCTCCGAGCAGGGCGCGTCCGAG